The nucleotide sequence TATAAATATTTATTCTGCACTTTTCCAAAGCATTCTCATAGACACTATCTTGCTGTAACTGCTTTTAGTTTTTTCTAAAATTCACATCAGACTGACATTACTGGATAAGGATCCTGCAAACCTAGACTCTAAGGGTTGTGCTGGTCTTAAAGTGTAAAAGGAATTTACTCAGTAAAATATCAAAACATAGAATCAAGCCACACAGAGACACATCTTACTTTCTTTTGAGGTTATTAAAAGGAAACTTGTATTAACCATCAAAATACAATTTATTCTGTCTTCCATGTAAAAACAGCAGCTGCCAGATCTGAAAATGGATACAAGACTAAAAATGAACTATGAAATTTGGATTAATCATTAGAACAAAGCTAGGAATTCTATGTCAAATGAAAACAGGGCAATATAAGCATGCTCTTTCCCACAAGCCAGAAACGATATAGTTTTCTTTACTGGAAGCGATCTTTTCTACTAACTCCATATCAAACACGTTCGCCACTGCTGTAGATGGGGTAGGGTTTGATGTTGCCCAGGACTTCATCTTCCCAGTTGGGGAGGCAGCAGAAAAAGAAGGCACAGCCTATCGCAATCACAGTGCTTGCCCAACCAAAGCCATAAGCCCAGCTGAACATGTTGCTTCCTGTCAATGGAATGTCCTCCACAAACATCACTGGATAGATGACCAGGCCTATAATTTGGAAAGCAGCTGAATGGGAAAAAAGCGAAGAAAAACAAATTAGGAGTTAAATTAATAACCTTTTGTCCTGAGCAACTTATTTGGAGCTAACTGTAttcttgttaaatgtttcatCAGTTACTACAATTACAGACTGGTTGCAGCACCCTCACGCTGGGCGTTCCAGAATCATTAACTCTGtgttatttctgagtagatgaaATAAAGAGTGTTCAACTCAGTACTTGCCTTGCAAACTGGACACACTTAGCTTATCAACACCACAGACTCAAAGTGGTTTTAGCAGTCATTCCCCCTTCCAAGAGAAGCTGGGAAATTGTTTGGGTTTTGTAACAGAGCATTCTTAGCACCtcaatactacagttcccaggattctttgcaggataCTAGGAACTGGTATGGGTTTGCAGTGTCAATAAGTTTCCACAGTAGTGCCTGAAGTTCCTAGCAGTCGTGGAAATTCTTCACATAACTGGGAATTtatccacacacaaaaaccctgtATGTTGCAgtataaaaaggaagaagaaatgatGGGGGTTTACAAAATCAGGAAAATGTGTCAGCTGCCTCCACTTGAGGGTGCTGCATCTCAAGCAATGTCATGTAATGTACATGCATTTCCTGCTTTAGGAACACAGTGCATTCCCTGAAACTTGTTGGTTAGGAGagcattctaataataataataataaattatttatatcccgccctccccagccgaagctgggctcagggtggctaacaacaatcaaaataatccaacattctaaaaacattcattataaaattaattaaaatcaaattaaaatcaaattgaagcaaaccattaagcaaaattctgtgcagattgccagaggagggggtcaggctatATAATGTGTCCATGATTTCCATTCGCATAGCGAGTCAACAATGTGCATTGATTActatggggaaatttctaataCACTCCTGACACCAGGAATCTTGCACATAGCaaggtttgggtactaattcctTGTGTTCAGATAAGTGAATTTCGCATAGCGAGCGTTCCTAAAGCAGGACCTGTGTTTAAGGACGCTAGCAGCGGCTTCAGCCTGGCATGCAAGTCATCCTGTGAACACGCATGTCTTGAGTCACCTCAACACTAATACCTTAAAACACATATAAGACGTATCTGCCACTGAAAATCAAGATAATTTAGTTCCTGGAAACAACAACATTTGACTGCTAAAGTACATAATGGTCTAGTTTGGCTGTAACAGTAAGAAATGGTTTATTAACGCATGCGTGAGCCTTGGGTTTATCTATTCACCCTCCTGCTTGCTCCTCCAGGCCAAAGATCAGAAACTTTTACTTTCAGTTTCAAGTAAGCACAGTTAAACATTTGCATCCAAGGCATTTAGTTAAAGCAGCCACTATGTTTTTCAGGCAGATGCCTTTTCTGTAACTAGTCCTAGGCAGCGTGTGAATCTGCAGTGAAAACAAGTTACAAAAATTATCTCTGCTGCTACTTCTGCAATTGCAGCAATCACAGAAACTGTAGCATTATGTACCTGTGTAGCAGTTGTTCACAGTCTTTATTGGCGGTTGGTCAAGATGGATTTGGTGCGGGGGAAGTAGTTCCTATTTCCCCCAACATGGAAAATGGCTCTCATACAGAGGAGCTCTATAGGTCAGAATCTGAGACTAGCAGAGGTTGTAAGTCAAAATTAACATAAATGTTGGTGGGAGTTCAGTGCcttaaaacgtgtgtgtgtgtgcgcgcgcgtgtgtgtgtgctgttacaAATCTCAGATATGCATCCCTAAATATTACAACCTTGATTACTTCCGGACTAACACAAGCATAGTCACTACTGATTAGtttttgaaatgaaaacaaaGTTTTCTCTAGGACCAAGAAGATTCTGGAAAATAAATCTAAGGAAAGTCACATTGTATTCAGTGTAAGCCCATTGTTTAAAAGCGCTTTCTCTTAGCTGCAGTCTTACCAACGACGAAGAGCAAACCTCCAATGCCTCGAACAAAGTTGAACCGTAGAATATCAATGGAAAAGGCAATGACTGCTAGGCAGAAACAGATGCAGAGGATGACAAAGCCAACAAGATATGTAGCAGCAGAAGCTCTTCCCCAACCTATGATTTAAAAtaaggggagaaaaagagaggctattatatacatacacacacacacatatgaatttAGAGCTTAGTGATGCATGCAGAGCACATATTTCACATTTTGCAAAATTTGAATGCAGCTGCAAGGTAACACAACAGTGACTGGAACGCACATGATTTTTTTAGAGAAGGAGGACACGAATCCTGTTGGATTTATATACAagcagcaaccattttgtgtgggGGCTCCATTCTTGACCCCCATGTGCATCGGCAGCGGATGCAAAAGCCTGCCCCACCCCATTTTTAGGCCACTTCTGGGTCAGCAGCAATGAGCGTGTGCGTGACCACACGTCAATCAGACACCtgtaaaatggttgctgcctgtctatagcccagaatcctgtttcTTCACAGTGACCAACCTATGGAaaggccacaagcaggacataatGGCAACAGCCCTCTTGCACCATCGCCCTcctgcagcaactggtattcagattcGCTTTGATCACACTGCCTCCGATCAAAGAGATAGCATGCTGTCATCATTActcatagccttatcctccatcagCATCATATCATTATCATACATTATGTTGCTTCTCTGGGCCCTGCTCAACTATCTAGCTGCATCCAGTGTTGCATATACCCTGTCTAAGACAGCCAGATATTGAGAAAAAGGGTGGCTTAGCTGTGCTTTAAGCTGGTAATGTGAACACAGCCTAAGAGTGTGAGACAATGGATTTACATGACACTGGAGGCCAGTGGTAATAACATATTCTATCATTTTATCAAAAGGTATCAAGAGAAGGAATGTATGGATTCAGTAATAACGTGGTAGCCAAAAAACCTTAACTGCATTGAAAGTCCCAGATTTGAAGCTGTTCAGTTTTAATGAGACAGAAAATGCACAAGTCAAGAAATGAGACTAGATCCAGCAGCTTGCTTAAATTAGAGCTGCAAGCTTTAATACAGGCCTTCATGTGCACTGAAGAGTACAATTCTGTGCCCATGTATTTAGAAGCAAGTTCCACAGATAAAGTTAAGTGCTGTACCAACATACCAAATATTCCTTCCAATGTAACTTGAAAGTTTCTTGCTCGTggattgtgtccttttattgcTTATTGTTGAGTTAGACACCAGAATAATTGATGACTAGTCTGTTAATTGGCCCTTGTCAGTTTTCATTCAGCCAGGGGCTTTAATTACCAATCTGAAGCACTAAGTTTGCTcttaacatttttatatattgggAAACAGCTGACAggttctaggagccacaggtgaggctGGGGGgccaaagatggacaaactaccccagaaagagcaCCCCAGCCATATGTACACCTCCTCCCCTAACACCACATGCACCCTATCTAAATGTAGAGGGCACAAAAAAGGTTGTATAATGCCCAGCTTACACATAATGCAAcaccacagtttagcattatgtctgaaccctAAAGTGTTGTTAATCTGACATGCATTTAATAAGgacaagccaacttcataaacaacggtttgaagttggcttgtttccacTAGCCATAGTTAAAATTAACTGCAGTTTGTCCAGGTTTGGATATCACAACAAGCTGCAGTTAGCCAAAACtggaagtgaaagcttccaaAACCCTCACAAAGGTGTGCCAGAGGAAGAGAAGGTAGCATTCAAGCCCAGTACTCACTCCTATTACGCTAAACCATGTGTTATTATTACATATGGATTATTATTGTTATCTATATACTGCTTactgccaaaataggcttctaaggaTGGCACAGGAGAGCAGATCTTAGCTTGTGTTGCGCATTTCTGTTTACACATCTTTAAAGGCATACCGCTTAATTGCATTTGTCCCAAATTGTCTCTAAGGATGATTAACCATTAACCATTGTTAAATCTAGAAGAGAAAGATAGAAACTAAAAAGAGCTAGAGAGAGGAAGTGACTGATCCCACTGGGATCCCACCAGTTTCAGTGCTTTAACCATGACCATCAGCTTGAGCAGTCCTTAAATAATCCTGCGTTCTTCCTGCTGTGTCTCAGAATTAAATCAGACGCAAGGGTGAGTAACAGGcaattatttaataaataaaaggacaAAAGTGGGTTCGGCTATGTAGGTCTACGATGAATCCACTGATTAGAACAGTTTATAGCTATAAAGATGCTTCACACACAGTAATTCAGGAAACTCTTAATTATAAAGCTTCTTTGTACCTCAAATGATTATGAATGCTGTGTCTGTAAGTTTGTGGTCCTGGGGAGATTGGAAAAGCTAATATGAAAACACCCAAGCAGTTGGGCTTGTTAAACTTTGATCCTGATCATAATTGTTACAGTGATGGCGCAACAGTAATAATAGACATAATTATTATCATTCCAGCGAGCAAGCCACTGCTAAAATCTCTATGTCTATTCAGGGCTCagtcatttatttttatatgatCACATGCCTTTGCCTCTGTACATTTTCCCTACCCTTCTTCGGCTTGAATAACCCTCTTCAGGCAGCATCACGCTTCACTGGAAACTCAATACGTCAGGCAGGAGTGGGGCTGTGCTGAATTGCCCCATGCCGCATCATGTCACCTACAAACTCCCCTGCCTGTGCCTCACATACACTCGTGGTCACATGGGTGGCATGGAAGCCTCCAAGTATTCAGCTGCACATGAGAAAGCCGTCTCCCAGCAGAGATCGCCACAGAAATGACTACctggcacagggccttctcagcccTGCTCCTCTTCATGTGCTGAGTTTACATAAGAGTATAATGCCTGAATAGGCGAGTGCTAACCAGGGTTAACATTATGGTTCTACTCCTTCCTAATCATGGTTTGCTAACCAAACTAGTTAAgaggggatacagtggtacctcgggttacagacgcttcaggttacagactccgctaacccagaaacagtaccttgggttaagaactttgcttcaggatgagaacagaaatcgcatggcagtggcacggtggcagctggaggccccagtagctaaagtggtacctcaggttaagaacagtttcaggttaagaatggacctccagaatgaattaagttcttaacccaaggtaccactgtactcttaagtATTAACTGTGATTAATATTGTTGACATAATGCTTAACCACAGTTTAGAGTTGCTCTGCCCAGCTGCAAGGGAAACaatagctatatatatatatatatatattctattgaTGGGAGTTAATTTTGAGGGGGAAATACAGCTATACAGGAGAAGAAACTTGCCCGGTTTCTtccccatttctgtattccacgCAAGAAGCTTCCTTGGGCTGTGTTTTcagtacaaaaaaagaaaacttggGGAAAGAGATTCATTATTCCAAAGTTAAGTCTAATTTGGTTCTCAGACAAATCTGAATTAAGACGCTGGCAATTTAGAAATCATTACAAGCAGAGGTTCCCTCCCATCCCTTCATATGGAGGGTGTGGCTCTTTTCCATACCCTCTGCAACACTCAAAACCAGCAAGTACAAGCTTGATCATGAAGCTGCAGCCAAGGACGGTTTGTATCAACAAGTATTCTTTCTTGAAGTTAAGCTTCTTTATACTTGGGAAGGGTGGGGAAGAAGCACTAGCAGAGAAGGAGTTCAACCAGAAATCTCTCACACCACCATCATTTTGTGCAACTGCTTCACACGGCATTCGTTGCCATATTTTAACAAAGAAAACATAATGACAAGCAGCAGATTTTTGTGGCAATCTTACAAACTAACTTGTTTATTCTGACAAGTCAATCTTAGTGAGTAGAGAGATTTGACTCCCATCCAGTTCCAATGAATTTGAAGCACACCACCCTTATTTGGAAAGCAGTATTTCTAAAAATCTACACATGGTCTCAGTCGGTACATAATAGATATGCTGAGGGAAATGACCTGAGAATACGTACCAATCTCTCTAAAGATCCAATCTACCTGGCTGGCGCAACAGCCTAACTTCTTCATTTCATAGCAGCTACCTGTCATGTTTTAAGCATCTCACTATGCATGGTAGGaactgctccccaccccatagTTTTCCCTACCTAGAAAATGGAAGATATTTCCAGTCTACTCTAGGTTACAGTAGACTGGAAATATCTTCCAGTTCTCACCATTTACTTCCACCTTCCTGACCTGTTGAAAGGTGCCAACGCAACATATTTCCTATGAAAAATTATCAGCTTCCTTGCTAGCAAGTTGTGTTTTGGGGGCTATCTACTTTAAAGAGTAAAAACTGGATCACATGCAATTCCGCTTTCAATACTCTTTGTGCCTGTAAAGGTTACACTGCTTTATTTCTAGTCAGTGAATATACTGTAACTTCTTGGTTAAATCTGGCAACTTTTTAAATCACAAatcttctggtttatttttgttccaCTTTTGTTACACTATAGCCCCGCTGGATAGCAATAATGTGGTAGTTTGTGGGGACACATCACAGAACAAATCTACCAGTAATGTACTACTATCATGCCAAGAACATGTTGCAATGccaagaacatgttgcagaacacacccacaataaaacaccaatctGGAGGGCCCAGGGTAAATTGGGATGGCAGGAGAATGGGAAAATCTAGTCTGGTTGTAGCATAATAGCAGCTGGACATCTTCACACATGCCTCTAATAATGTATATGAAAGACTCTAAAAATGTCTTTCTTTAGAAAAGAAGCAAGTTAAGATGATACTTATCCAGCATCAtcaaaaaatttatttttatttttaaaaaaaacttatttaaTATTCAAACTGTAAGCTCCCTATAAAAGGTTCCAACCCAGAACAGTTTTTTAAGCATGAGTGAAAAAGTGCCTCAAGATACGTTTAGGTACAGCTTGCAACTTAAAATAAACGAGGCTCTAATACAAATAAGCTGCTGCAATTAAATCTGCAGTAGTCTGCTTGAGCAGATGGGTTATGGCACACTGTAAAGGCAAAGTGCAGCTGTGACCATTTTTAACTTAGCAACAAAACAGCACAATAGGAGCGGTCTTATCTATGCTTCTCTAGCACTGATATGGTTGCTTGTCTATAACCGTCAACTGTGTACAGAGAGccaacaagtaccgtatttttcgctctataacacgcactcgaccataacacgcacgttgtttttagaggaggaaaatctgtaggcatgccacccgtaggcactccctccataacacgcacagacatttccccttactttttaggaggaaaaaagtgagtgttatggtgcaaaaaatacggtatatagtttGCACATCCCTAAGGAGAGTTCTGACCTTCATCTGAACATGTTTAGGGTGGGGCCAGGCTTGCCACTCCCCATGAGTGTCAGTAAGGAGGCAGTTGCTGTGAAAGATGATTCCAgagttaatttaaaaaacaaagtctCTAGTCCTTCTACAACCCAAGATAAGATGAAAAACATGGAGGCGGGATtatggccattattattattaccaccctgcccatctggctgggttttcccggccactctaggcggcttacagaatatataaaacataataaagcatcaagcattaaaaatttcctgatacaggactgccttcaggtgtcttctaaaagttgtatagttctttatctccttgacgtcTGAAGCGAGGGCACCCCCTTCAGTGTTTTTAAGCAATGAATGAAGTCATGAAAAGGAGTTCTGTTTCCTGATGTTCATTGTTAAAGCTTTTTCTGTCTTGCCTGGTGAATATGTGCCCCTCAGACAACAATTCAGAAATCCAGGATAGCTGTGACTTGGCAGTAGTGTTCTTACACAAAAACAAATTGTGAAGACAATTCATGATCTTTCTAACTCAGCTTTCTATATAAGAGATTTCTAAAACGGGCTTTCCACCCCACACCCCACTACTGAAtttgtaaagcattttaaaatgtccactaaaagcaatttaaaatgtatctgccaatgcaggaaaaagtCCATCGTTATTATACCCATATTTGCAGGGAGGAATTGTATGGCTCGGAATAGGGGTCATGGCAGCCTTGTAAAACACCCCAGTGTTGTTATGTCCTTTTTGTTGCTGGCGTGGGGAGTTCCCTTTTACCTAGTTTCCTGGCATGCTTCCCCCTCTCACACCCTCCAAGAGAAGTGCAGCAGTAACACAACTAAGGGACCATTTTCTGTTTTCACTCCATTATAAGGATTGACACCTTCCCCCGAACTtctcccacagcagccattttcaaTGGGCGGAAGGTAAAATTGTGTAAGGATCCTGTTTTTAAGGGCCACACTAAGTAGCAATAAGGTTTCTCTGTTCCTAAAATCCAAGTGCTCACTGTTATATTAGTTCCTGGGCACCATACAACACCCCCTCCCAATAACGTATTACAAAGACTGCAAAAtctggatttgttttgttttagtttagCTGAACTTCTTGCATGACTTCTTCTATGCCCCCAATTTGAAGAATCAGAAACAGCTCTGCAGAGTCTGGCATTCAAAGAAGAAAGTCTCATAGGGCCTCCATTAATCACACATATACTTGGATCGTGGCCTATGTATACGGCTGACATTTACTGCATTATACCCAAAGGAATAACTGTTACCTACTATTTGTGCCTATTCTGCTGACAGAATGCAGCTTGTCTTTACTGAATGCTAAATTTTATATTTTTCCAAGACTAATTAGCATGTTCACAGCCAACATATAAAAATTCTGAACGTTTTTACATGCTTTGAAAGAGTAATATACTACTTTGTGAGAAAGTGTTGATTTTAGAGCAGAAGTAAACCTGTATATGGAAAGTCACGTTCCAAAATTATTCCAACAGGTCGAGCCACCAAGCAACTCAGAAGCTGCCATGCGAGGATCCCTGTCACACAACGGACATCTTGTGCACTTCAAACAAGCAGGCAACAATGCCGCTGGTCAAGTCTTCTCAAAATTAAAGAAAATAGCATTTGATAGGGTGAAGGGTGTGGCCTCATCCAAGGCCCTTTGAAATGAAGAGAATGATCGTACAAGTCACTGGCATAATTGAATAATGTCCTCTTCTTTTGTTGAAGTCTAGTTCTCATTACACATCAAAACAGTTAACTGAGCAATCTGAGCGCATGCAAGGCGTTGCTTTTTTAATACTTATCCCTGCCTCTCCCGCAGGTCCTAGCAGTTTTTCTTAGTCTTTCCTCTCCCTGTTGCCTAATTCAATGCCAGCCCAGCCCTATTCTGCCTCCCAGGCTCACCAAGTCCCAAACTTTCTTCTACCGGGATCGGATAGTTTTAGTTTTAGTTAACAGCCACAAATATGCCAACGCTTCTCACAACTCTCACAAGGCCCAGATACGAATCGCATTTCCTTAACAGCAGGCAACGTTAGCAAATGCATCCTGGGCCTCTTACCGGTGCATTTTCAGGCACCAGTTTAGCCACTTAGGCCAGAACTGATGATTTAGATtccgccccctttccccctccccagttatTTTAATGCCTGGTTGTGCATGGATGGGTCCAGTCCCTGTGAAGCCCATAACCAGCCCATGCTCCCGATTTCGGATACTCACTATAATCCATCAGGGATCTGCACTCCCAGTTCAAATCATTTTCGTTCGCTTTCATGCAGTCCGACCAGAGAGAGGCTTTGCGCACGTAAGGCTGTTCGGCGGACTCGAGCCACCCCCTGCCAGACAAGGCGATGATGCCCAGGATGATAGCTAAGCCCAAGAGAAGGGGCAGGAGCCACCGGCACCTCCAGCAGGCCAAGCCGCAGCGAACCATGTTGGGCAGAAGAGTGGGAAAAGCGGAGAGGAGGAGAAGATCCCTTGGACTGGGCCGGTGCGCGCGCGCGAGGCCGCTTTTAGGAGCTGGGCGCCTTTTAATCTCCGCGCAGGGAGGAGAGAGCCGCGCCTAGATTCCAGGCACCGAGGagagaaggggcagcggcagcaaccTGTTGAGCCAGAGAGAAACTTGGCTGGTAAACAAACCTGGCTTCCAAGTACACTCCCAGGTTTAACCCTTCGCTGGCAAGCACCACGGGGCGTGTTGGCTGAGGCGCAGCACGGCGAATGTTGTTCGAGGGGAGGAGATTCGAACTCGCTGCCAAAGCGCTGGTCTTGGTTTGAGGCAGGGGACACCGCCTGGCGGATACACACGGCAGCAGGCCCATTCCGGAAGTAAGGCCCGCGGAAAAGCGCACTCTTTTCCTGGAGAAGCACTCCGTTTGCAACCAATATTGACTTCCAGGTAaatgtcacagaatcatagaattgtagagttggaagggaccatctagtccagtagttcccaacctttttttggccatgccccacctaagtatctctaaaatcctgatgtgCCCCCGCCCTGACATATTCAAAAAGTGAtctcctattcatgtggaggaagcctaaaaggccattaactgttaataacttattctcgaattgccccccccctTAGAAATCATATTGCCCccgccccacattgggaaccacggaTCTTGTccaaccagtggcgtagtgtgggttgtcagcacccggggcaaggcaagtaatttgcgccccctaacccgtggatttgcgccccctaacccgtggatttgccctaaccccagatgttgcgcccggtgcggccggccccgcctgcaccccccacgctacgccactgtgtccaacccactgcaatgcaagaatctttcacccaacccggggcttgaactcacaaccctgagatgctAAGAGTTTCCTGCTGCACTGACTGAACTATCCTTCCTTAAAAGCAAGctgcatacagtcgtacctcggaagttgaacagaatccattccagaagtcagtttgacttccaaaatgtttgacttccaaagcacagcttctgattggctgcaggaagttcctgcagtgaatcggaagctgcagaagccccttcAGACATTTGGTTCCAGAAAGAACATTCAAAA is from Podarcis raffonei isolate rPodRaf1 chromosome 3, rPodRaf1.pri, whole genome shotgun sequence and encodes:
- the LOC128410582 gene encoding p53 apoptosis effector related to PMP-22-like; the encoded protein is MVRCGLACWRCRWLLPLLLGLAIILGIIALSGRGWLESAEQPYVRKASLWSDCMKANENDLNWECRSLMDYSWGRASAATYLVGFVILCICFCLAVIAFSIDILRFNFVRGIGGLLFVVAAFQIIGLVIYPVMFVEDIPLTGSNMFSWAYGFGWASTVIAIGCAFFFCCLPNWEDEVLGNIKPYPIYSSGERV